DNA sequence from the Cohnella herbarum genome:
GGCCAATAGATTTGATCTTGATGCCAAGGGGTATGGCCCCCGCCGGGCTCCTTAAACAACGCTTGGTCGTGATAGATTCGTACGCCGTCAACGCCCATAAGTTCCGCGGCAATTTTTGCGAATCTCTTCGCTAGTGTAAATCTAGAGAGATCCTCGTGTTTCGTCCACAGATTTCCGATTTGTATAAAAGCTTTGCCATAGGTGTCCCGTTCTTCGAGAGGTTTATCGTGATTATTCAAATTTCGTACCCATTCGCTGATGAGGGGCTCGTAAACTTCAATCTCGCCGGCCGTTGCTACTTGGCGAAGAAGGATATGCCCTTTTTCCTTATAATAATCGATTTGATCTTGAGATATTGCATAGTTCTCGGTCATGCAAGGTAATGATGCAGCCTGATCGGACATGGTATAAACCCCTTTAATTATGGATTGATCTTCCTCCTCATCATAGAAGCAATCCGGCTAGGCGTCATTGTCATTCCTTGTTATAATTTTGTACAAAACAACTGAGTTGCAATAATAACCCTTGGGGGTAATGTCTATGGCTGACCTGATGGAGCGCATCGAGAAGGACCCGATCGTGCCGTATATCAGACAGAGCGATTTTGCCGTTCGCAGACCGTGGCAATATGCCGAACGCCGGTTGCTCGATTACTTGTTCATCTATATCCAGGAAGGCGTTCTAAGGGTAAAGGTTGACGGTCGTTCGTATCTCTTCGAGTCGGGGCAGTTTTGTTTGGTACAACCGGGGAGCATCGTCGCCCTGGAAGGGGAGACCGACACGATTACGCCGTTCGCCCATATGGATCTCTTCTACCGCGCCGAACGAGCGAAGAGTTTTCCGACAAGGCCGGGGCAGATTGATCTTACTTCATACAGTCATCTCTTGCAGCCGACCATTCAAGCTCTCTACGGACTGGAAATTCCGGTTCGCATAGAGGTGCTCCAGCCCAAGAAACTGAGCGAAGCGACGATCATGATGGTGGAGTTATGGCAGCAGAACGATCCGTTGATGAAGTTAAAGGCTCACTTATTGGCTAACGAGATCGTGATTGCCGTGTTGGAAGCCTATATGCCCGGCGAGGGGAGCCAGCGGGTCGGGGCGGATCCGTTAAAATGGGTCGTCGCGTATTTCTCCGCGCATCTGAATGAATCGATTTCCATCCTGAGGATGGCGGATAGGGCGAATTTATCGGTATCGCGCTTCAGCGCGTTGTTTAAGCAGCGTTATTCCGTTTCGCCTCATCGCTATTTGCTTCAAATGAGGATCGACCATTCCAAGGAATTGTTGGAAAATACGGCGTTGTCGCAAGAGGAAATCGCCTCTTACTGCGGTTTCTCGGACGTGCATCATTTTTCGAAAGCTTTTCGTAAATGCTGCGGAACGCCCCCTGGAGATTGGCGGAAATTCCGAATCCACGGCGAGTAACGCTGAATGTGGCCAGTAACGCAAGAATTACTCGATGAAATCGAATAACTCCCCGAAAAAACAGCAGGCGCGAGAAAGTAGCTCGACATAATCGAGCCACTCCCCGCGCCTGCATGACTGCTGCAAACTACTCTACCTTGGAAATAATCTCATCCTTGAATTGCTGGACCGCTACGTCCGTATCTACCGTGTAACCGCACTCCAAACCGACGAAGCCGGAGAAACCGGTGGACTTGATCGCGTTCAGGATGTTGACGTAATTCAGCTCGCCCGTGCCCGGTTGCTTGCGGCCGGGATTGTCCGCGATGTGATAATGGTTGATGCGGTCGATATAACCGGTCGCATTGCGAATGACGTTACCTTCCGTGATCTGCTGGTGATAGACGTCGAATACGAGCTTGACGTTCGGGCTGCCGACTTGGTCGATAACGTCGACCGATTCGTCCGACCGCTGCAGGAAATGGCCTTTATGATCGACGAGACCGTTTAACGGCTCCACTTCGAGAACGATGCCCGCCTCTTCGAACAGAGGGGCGCAGCGTTTCAACGTCTCGACCATCGTTTGTCGCTGCGTATCGCGAGGAACGCCATCGATTACGTTGCCGGTTTGGGAGATAACGGATTTAACGTTTAGAATTTTGCAAGCCTCGATCGTCTGGCGGATGCCGTCCAGATAGGCCTCCCTCAGAGACTCGTCGACAAGGCTAATGAACCTGGTGCATGTCGCGCTAATGCCGACGCCGATCCGTTCCTGTTCCTTGGCTACTCTCTTCAGATCGTTCAGATCCCACCAAGCGTAATATTCGAGACCGTGAAACCCGTGTTCTTTGATTTTCTCCAGATGATAGATTTCGTCTTTGCCCGAATAAGCTCCGATACATAAGGAATATTTCATAAAATTTCTTTAGCTCCCTTCAGAATATCTTTCGGAATATATCAAGTTTAAGATAGAATAATCGGCTTGCCCGATAAGGCGGAATCGTTTGCTGCGATCGTAATTTTATGCGTCTTCAAGGAATCCTCGTAGTCGGATAGAATACGGGAAGTATCTCCCGTGCGCAGAGCATGCAAGAAAGCCTCGTCCTCTACGTAGTAAGGGTTTGCAACGTTTGCGTGCGTTTGGCTTCCGGCTGTCGTAATTTCTTTGAGCGCATCGCTCCGCAGCTCCAAAACTCCGTTATTCGTGTAAATATCGAGACCCACGTGGTGCCCGACAGGCAGCAAACAAGTGTTGGAGATCGTTGCGACCATTCCGTTCGCAAGCTTCAAGGTAACGGTGCCGACATCCGGCACATCGGTTCCTTCGACTTTCTCTCCCATGACCTGCAGCGCATAAGCGGCGTATACTTCGCGTACTTCTCCGCACAAGTAGCGAAGCAAGTCGACGATGTGAGTCGTCTGTTCGACGAACTGGCCGCCCGATCCGGCTTGCACTCTCCACCACGGAACCATCGGCATTCCGCCCATCCAATAACCGAGCGCCATCCCCGGCTTGCTCTCCGTCAGCAATTGTTTGGCCAAGCTTGCAGATTCATTATATCTCCAATGATATCCGACGGAGGTGATCAATTTCTTCGCCTTGATCCGTTCGCCGATCGCGATCGGAATTTCGTTATCAATGCCGAGAGGCTTTTCTACGAGGAAAGGGATGCCCCGTTCGACCAATTTATTTTCCGCATCGCCATGAGCCATAGGGGGGACGCATACGTATACGCCGTCCAGATCCGTTCCGTCCAGCATCTCGTCCAGATTCGAGAACGCTTTCGCTCCGCTATGCTCCGAGGCGGATTTTTGCGCGCGTTGAATATCGACGTCGTAGAAGGCCGACAACGCGACGCCTTCCATCTGTACCAAATTTTTAACGTGATGCTGGGCAATTCCTCCGGATCCGATAAATCCAAGCTTTAACGTCATGCGTGTCCACTCCTGCTCAATAGGATATAGTATAATTCAACTTACGACCCTATTGTAGTTCAAGCACCGCATGAATTAAATATAATATACTTCCTATCCGGTATAGGAAAATGAAACTAGGTGAGCGAGTTTGGAGCAGTTTTACGGAAGGCATTTCGTCACGACGGAGTGGGATCGGCGGTTGCCGCTTCATTTGACTAGCATCGGCTTTACCGAGCAGGGAGCGATAACGAGAGAGAACGGGTTCCACAGCTATCATTGGCTGCACACGGTCGAAGGTTGCGGGGAATTTACGGTCAACGGAAGTACCGTAAAGCTATATCCGAACCAAGGCATCTTGCTTAAACCCTACGTTCCGCACAGCTACGGACCGGACATAGGGGGCTGGAAGACTTGGTTTATGACTTTCGACGGGGCATTGGCAAGTCCGATCACGGCATCGCTCGATATTCCGCAAATGTTGCCGCTAAGTTGGGATACCGATTGTCCGCTTGCCGGCATCCATGAGAATTATAGGGAGAAGCACGGGTACAGCTTCGACTTCGCGGGCATCAACGGATCGCTTGAAGTGTATGCTTTTTTGTCGCAGATCAAGCAATACGGGCAATCGAGAGGGCAGCCATCGTTGTCCAAAGGGCACGAGAGATTAACGCCGATTTACATCCTCATAGAGGAGAAATTCGGCGATCCGAACCTTGGATTAGTTCGCATGGCGGAAGAGTTGGGGGTCAGTCCTCAGTACCTGAATACGCTGTTCCGCAAAAGCTGGGGAATCAGTCCTTATCAGTATTTGGTTCAATTCCGAATTCAGAAATCGAAGGAGCTGCTGCTGGCCGACCGAAGCAGAACGGTAAAGGAAATCGCGGCCGCGGTCGGTTTTCTGGATGACAGCCACTTCGTTCACACGTTCCATAAGTCGGCCGGAATGACGCCGGTGCAGTTCCGGTTGCAATACGGGGAATAGCGCTTATTGTCCTCTAGCCCTCAGTACGAATTGTTTCGGAGAAAGTCCCTTCAGAGCGCGAAAATGACGGATAAAGTAGCTGGTATGGGAGAAACCGACTTCCAGCGCGATGTTCGTGACGCTGTGCGAGGTCGTGAGCAATAGCTTCTCGGCCTCGGATATTCGGCGGTAATGCAAATATTGGACATAACTATGCCCGGTAATGCGCTTAAAACATCTAGCGAAATGGCTATAACTCATACCGCATAATTCGGCTGCATCGGAAGCGGTAAGGTTTTCCTTATAGCGGGACTCCAAATGCTCGAAGATCGGCTTAATGTTATCCAAGGAGGACGCATTAAACGCGGGAAAACCCGTTTGAGCCGGATCATTGTCGATCCAGTGGCGCAGCATCCAGAGAAAAACGCTCGTAAATGCCGATCTTAAGGCTAACTCGAAGCCGTATCGTTGTTCGGAGTATTCGCGGTGAATGTCTGCAAGAAGCCCCGGAATAGGAGAATCTTCCAGTTGCTTCGCTTGAAAATGCCGAATGTGCTGTCGGTTGCCGAGGAGGAAAGGGAGAACGTATTTGGCTTCGAAAATGGTGCTTCCGGAATGATACAAAACCTCGGGAACGACGCTTAGAATCAAGTACTCGGCGTCGTCTTCCGGACGGACGTCCACGGAATGCACCTCGTTGGCGTTAATGAGCAAGAGATCGCCCCTTTGCGCCGTATAGGCGCAACCTCCGGCATGGAAGGTTCCGCGGCCGCGGGTCACGTATAGCATCTCGACGTGGGTATGCCAATGCGGGGGACAGTGGTAACCTAACCCTTTCGTGTCGAAGGATTTACTCGCGAACGGATGCTGCGAAATCCCGCCGGTGAACCGTTTCTCTTCTATGCTGGCATTCGTCACGGACCACGCCTCCAACCTCATGCAATGATAGAATCGTGCTATTTTTACCCGGGAACATTGTATCATGGAATCTTCCGCGGTAGTAAGATTTGAATGAAATCAGATTCGAATCGGAGGCGGTCATTTTGACGGAACGCGTGAGAATAGGAAGCCAATTATTCATCAATAAAGACGATACGCCCGAGTACGTGAGACGCATGGTCGCGCTGATGAAGGAAAACGGGTTGGAGATCATTCGCCTGTTCATGATATGGGAACAACTCGAGCCCGCGGAAGGGGAGTGGCGCTTCGACAACTATGATGCTTGCTTCGAGCAGGCGGAGATGTCCGGGCTGACGGTCGTTCCTA
Encoded proteins:
- a CDS encoding Gfo/Idh/MocA family protein — translated: MTLKLGFIGSGGIAQHHVKNLVQMEGVALSAFYDVDIQRAQKSASEHSGAKAFSNLDEMLDGTDLDGVYVCVPPMAHGDAENKLVERGIPFLVEKPLGIDNEIPIAIGERIKAKKLITSVGYHWRYNESASLAKQLLTESKPGMALGYWMGGMPMVPWWRVQAGSGGQFVEQTTHIVDLLRYLCGEVREVYAAYALQVMGEKVEGTDVPDVGTVTLKLANGMVATISNTCLLPVGHHVGLDIYTNNGVLELRSDALKEITTAGSQTHANVANPYYVEDEAFLHALRTGDTSRILSDYEDSLKTHKITIAANDSALSGKPIILS
- a CDS encoding AraC family transcriptional regulator, translated to MEQFYGRHFVTTEWDRRLPLHLTSIGFTEQGAITRENGFHSYHWLHTVEGCGEFTVNGSTVKLYPNQGILLKPYVPHSYGPDIGGWKTWFMTFDGALASPITASLDIPQMLPLSWDTDCPLAGIHENYREKHGYSFDFAGINGSLEVYAFLSQIKQYGQSRGQPSLSKGHERLTPIYILIEEKFGDPNLGLVRMAEELGVSPQYLNTLFRKSWGISPYQYLVQFRIQKSKELLLADRSRTVKEIAAAVGFLDDSHFVHTFHKSAGMTPVQFRLQYGE
- a CDS encoding AraC family transcriptional regulator — its product is MADLMERIEKDPIVPYIRQSDFAVRRPWQYAERRLLDYLFIYIQEGVLRVKVDGRSYLFESGQFCLVQPGSIVALEGETDTITPFAHMDLFYRAERAKSFPTRPGQIDLTSYSHLLQPTIQALYGLEIPVRIEVLQPKKLSEATIMMVELWQQNDPLMKLKAHLLANEIVIAVLEAYMPGEGSQRVGADPLKWVVAYFSAHLNESISILRMADRANLSVSRFSALFKQRYSVSPHRYLLQMRIDHSKELLENTALSQEEIASYCGFSDVHHFSKAFRKCCGTPPGDWRKFRIHGE
- a CDS encoding TIM barrel protein, producing the protein MKYSLCIGAYSGKDEIYHLEKIKEHGFHGLEYYAWWDLNDLKRVAKEQERIGVGISATCTRFISLVDESLREAYLDGIRQTIEACKILNVKSVISQTGNVIDGVPRDTQRQTMVETLKRCAPLFEEAGIVLEVEPLNGLVDHKGHFLQRSDESVDVIDQVGSPNVKLVFDVYHQQITEGNVIRNATGYIDRINHYHIADNPGRKQPGTGELNYVNILNAIKSTGFSGFVGLECGYTVDTDVAVQQFKDEIISKVE
- a CDS encoding AraC family transcriptional regulator; translated protein: MTNASIEEKRFTGGISQHPFASKSFDTKGLGYHCPPHWHTHVEMLYVTRGRGTFHAGGCAYTAQRGDLLLINANEVHSVDVRPEDDAEYLILSVVPEVLYHSGSTIFEAKYVLPFLLGNRQHIRHFQAKQLEDSPIPGLLADIHREYSEQRYGFELALRSAFTSVFLWMLRHWIDNDPAQTGFPAFNASSLDNIKPIFEHLESRYKENLTASDAAELCGMSYSHFARCFKRITGHSYVQYLHYRRISEAEKLLLTTSHSVTNIALEVGFSHTSYFIRHFRALKGLSPKQFVLRARGQ